A single genomic interval of Eurosta solidaginis isolate ZX-2024a chromosome 3, ASM4086904v1, whole genome shotgun sequence harbors:
- the Xpac gene encoding DNA repair protein complementing XP-A cells homolog, whose amino-acid sequence MSQAGERVFTEAEKARMERNRIRALHLRQAKLVANPYQKKNGNLASGEDSIIKVQGTKYIDSGGGFLLEQPAIPTAGQAVTKQKETAGSTAENTNISNEAITIPVNYEECLDCGDAFVESYLFSNFGHTVCDKCRDPDGRHALITRTEAKAEYLLKECDFDRREPQLRYISRKNPHNVRWGEMKLYLLLQVEKRAMEVWGSEEELCRQHELREEKREVTKVKKYNKQMKNLRMEMRSSLYKKETKAIHEHEFGADTYNEEDDNYTHTCLTCSYTETYEKM is encoded by the exons ATGTCTCAGGCCGGGGAACGTGTTTTTACCGAAGCTGAAAAAGCGCGCATGGAGCGTAATCGTATCAGAGCCTTACACCTTAGGCAAGCTAAATTAGTTGCAAATCCCTACCAGAAGAA GAATGGAAACTTGGCATCTGGCGAAGATTCTATTATTAAAGTACAGGGCACAAAATATATTGACAGTGGAGGTGGTTTTCTCTTAGAACAACCCGCTATACCTACTGCTGGACAAGCAGTTACTAAACAAAAAGAAACTGCAGGTAGCACCGCTGAAAATACAAATATTTCCAATGAAGCCATTACCATACCTGTTAACTATGAGGAATGCTTAGATTGTGGGGATGCTTTCGTAGAATCTTATCTATTTAGTAACTTTGGTCATACAGTATGTGATAAATGCCGTGACCCAGATGGACGTCATGCATTGATTACACGAACTGAAGCCAAAGCTGAATATTTACTCAAAGAATGCGATTTTGATAGACGTGAACCACAATTACGTTATATTAGCCGAAAGAATCCGCATAATGTGCGCTGGGGTGAAATGAAGCTATATTTACTGTTGCAAGTCGAAAAGCGTGCAATGGAAGTTTGGGGTAGCGAAGAGGAACTATGCCGTCAGCATGAATTGCGTGAGGAAAAACGTGAAGTAACAAAAGTGAAGAAATAtaataaacaaatgaaaaatttGCGTATGGAAATGAGAAGTAGCTTATATAAAAAGGAAACGAAAGCAATACACGAACATGAATTCGGTGCTGACACCTATAATGAAGAAGATGATAATTACACGCATACGTGCTTAACATGTTCATACACAGAAACTTACGAAAAGATGTAA